In Bradyrhizobium sp. 1(2017), one DNA window encodes the following:
- the ilvD gene encoding dihydroxy-acid dehydratase, with protein sequence MPAYRSRTTTHGRNMAGARGLWRATGMKDGDFGKPIIAVVNSFTQFVPGHVHLKDLGQLVAREIEQAGGVAKEFNTIAVDDGIAMGHDGMLYSLPSRELIADSVEYMANAHCADGLVCISNCDKITPGMLMAALRLNIPAVFVSGGPMEAGKVKLQGKTKAVDLIDAMVAAADSKVSDEDVKVIERSACPTCGSCSGMFTANSMNCLTEALGLALPGNGSVVATHADRKRLFVEAGHTIVDLVRRYYEQDDASVLPRNVANFKAFENAMTLDIAMGGSTNTVLHLLAAAHEGQVAFTMQDIDRLSRRVPVLCKVAPSVADVHVEDVHRAGGIMGILGELDRAGLIDTSVSTVHAPTMNDALERWDIKRTKSEAVRTFFRASPGGIPTQVAFSQERRYDELDADREKGVVRDLEHAFSKDGGLAVLYGNLAQDGCIVKTAGVDASILKFSGPARVFESQDAAVEGILGGKVVAGEVVVIIYEGPRGGPGMQEMLYPTSYLKSMGLGKACALVTDGRFSGGSSGLSIGHLSPEAAEGGNIGLVRTGDRIAIDIPNRSINLEVSDEELAKRRAAEEAKGDAAWQAQGRKRNVSTALQAYAALTTSAARGAVREVKRRPR encoded by the coding sequence ATGCCAGCCTATCGCTCCCGCACCACCACCCACGGCCGCAACATGGCGGGTGCCCGCGGCCTCTGGCGCGCGACGGGCATGAAGGACGGCGATTTCGGCAAGCCGATCATCGCGGTGGTCAACTCCTTCACCCAGTTCGTGCCCGGCCATGTCCATCTCAAGGACCTCGGCCAGCTGGTCGCCCGCGAGATCGAGCAGGCCGGCGGCGTCGCCAAGGAGTTCAACACCATCGCGGTCGACGACGGCATCGCCATGGGCCATGACGGCATGCTCTACAGCCTGCCGTCGCGCGAGCTGATCGCCGACAGCGTCGAGTACATGGCCAACGCGCATTGCGCCGACGGCCTCGTCTGCATCTCCAATTGCGACAAGATCACCCCCGGCATGCTGATGGCCGCGCTGCGGCTCAACATCCCCGCCGTGTTCGTCTCGGGCGGCCCGATGGAGGCCGGCAAGGTCAAGCTGCAAGGCAAGACCAAGGCCGTCGACCTCATCGACGCCATGGTGGCCGCGGCCGACTCCAAGGTCAGCGACGAGGACGTCAAGGTGATCGAGCGCTCGGCATGCCCGACCTGCGGCTCCTGCTCGGGCATGTTCACCGCCAATTCCATGAACTGCCTGACCGAGGCGCTCGGCCTCGCGCTGCCCGGCAACGGCTCGGTGGTCGCGACCCATGCCGACCGCAAGCGCTTGTTCGTCGAGGCCGGTCACACCATCGTCGATCTGGTCCGCCGCTATTACGAGCAGGACGATGCCTCCGTGCTGCCGCGCAACGTCGCGAATTTCAAGGCGTTCGAGAACGCGATGACGCTCGACATCGCCATGGGCGGCTCCACCAACACCGTGCTGCATCTGCTCGCGGCCGCCCATGAAGGGCAGGTGGCGTTCACCATGCAGGACATCGACCGCCTGTCGCGCCGGGTCCCCGTGCTGTGCAAGGTCGCCCCGTCGGTCGCCGACGTCCATGTCGAGGACGTGCATCGCGCCGGCGGCATCATGGGAATTCTCGGCGAGCTCGACCGCGCCGGTCTGATCGACACGTCCGTGTCGACCGTGCACGCGCCGACCATGAACGATGCGCTGGAGCGCTGGGACATCAAGCGCACCAAGAGCGAAGCGGTCCGCACCTTCTTTCGCGCCTCGCCCGGCGGCATCCCCACCCAGGTCGCCTTCAGCCAGGAGCGCCGCTACGACGAGCTCGATGCCGACCGCGAGAAGGGCGTCGTGCGCGATCTCGAACACGCCTTCAGCAAGGACGGCGGCCTTGCCGTGCTCTACGGCAATCTCGCGCAGGATGGCTGCATCGTGAAGACCGCGGGCGTCGATGCCTCGATCCTGAAATTCTCCGGCCCGGCGCGCGTGTTCGAAAGCCAGGACGCCGCCGTCGAAGGCATCCTGGGCGGCAAGGTCGTTGCCGGCGAGGTCGTGGTCATCATCTACGAAGGCCCGCGCGGCGGCCCCGGCATGCAGGAGATGCTCTATCCGACCAGCTACCTGAAATCGATGGGCCTCGGCAAAGCCTGCGCGCTCGTCACCGACGGCCGCTTCTCCGGCGGCTCCTCCGGCCTGTCGATCGGCCATCTGTCGCCGGAAGCGGCCGAGGGCGGCAATATCGGTCTGGTCCGCACCGGCGACCGCATCGCGATCGACATCCCCAACCGCAGCATCAACCTCGAGGTCTCCGACGAGGAGCTGGCCAAGCGCCGCGCGGCGGAAGAGGCAAAGGGCGATGCCGCCTGGCAGGCGCAAGGCCGCAAGCGCAACGTCTCGACCGCGCTGCAGGCTTACGCCGCGCTCACCACCAGCGCCGCGCGCGGCGCGGTGCGCGAGGTGAAGCGGCGCCCGAGATAG
- a CDS encoding VOC family protein, whose product MTQRINDPRLVRVQLSAMPQASGILDGEIGVADQSGCFAWYELLTTDVAAAGAFYRKAVGWAVKDESTAELPYTVLRSSGAPLGGLMDIPEEGRNLGATPRWMGYVAVDDLDATAAQIKRLGGTILVPPTATNIGRIAVVADPQGATFGLIKGPTYGRRKPGRLDEPGRVGWHELLAADRTVIFDFYRELFDWQKADAQSEPAAWYQLFSAGGQTVGGILTKLPSVEQPSWLHYFNVDDIGAATKHVVAGGGRILQGPIELPDGCWIARCVDPQGALFALQGARGSTSIEPSSASEIGWSAKWGGIASQGRIMLPKPKR is encoded by the coding sequence TTGACGCAACGCATCAACGACCCGCGCTTGGTGCGCGTGCAGCTTAGTGCAATGCCGCAAGCGTCTGGAATCTTGGATGGAGAGATCGGCGTGGCAGATCAATCAGGCTGTTTCGCTTGGTACGAACTCCTGACCACGGATGTCGCGGCGGCGGGCGCATTTTATCGCAAGGCCGTCGGCTGGGCCGTGAAGGATGAATCGACCGCGGAACTGCCTTACACGGTGCTTCGCAGCAGCGGCGCTCCGCTGGGCGGACTTATGGATATCCCGGAAGAGGGGCGGAATTTGGGGGCGACGCCGAGATGGATGGGGTACGTCGCCGTCGACGACCTGGACGCGACCGCGGCACAAATCAAGCGCCTTGGAGGCACGATCCTTGTGCCGCCGACCGCCACGAATATTGGCCGCATAGCGGTCGTTGCCGATCCGCAGGGGGCGACGTTCGGGCTGATCAAAGGACCGACATATGGTCGACGGAAGCCGGGCCGGCTGGACGAGCCGGGGCGCGTTGGCTGGCATGAGTTACTGGCCGCCGACCGTACCGTGATCTTCGATTTCTACCGAGAGCTATTCGATTGGCAGAAGGCCGACGCTCAAAGCGAACCAGCGGCCTGGTATCAATTATTTTCGGCGGGTGGGCAGACGGTCGGCGGCATCCTCACCAAACTTCCGAGCGTAGAGCAGCCGAGCTGGCTGCATTACTTCAATGTCGATGACATCGGTGCTGCCACGAAACATGTGGTTGCTGGCGGAGGACGGATCCTGCAAGGGCCGATCGAATTGCCTGATGGCTGCTGGATCGCACGATGCGTCGATCCCCAGGGAGCCCTGTTTGCATTGCAGGGCGCCCGAGGTTCGACAAGCATTGAGCCGTCCTCGGCTTCGGAAATCGGCTGGTCCGCCAAATGGGGTGGCATTGCCTCCCAGGGCAGAATTATGCTGCCCAAGCCGAAGCGCTAG
- a CDS encoding TOMM precursor leader peptide-binding protein, whose product MTVDRKPRTARQIRKDILRFAPNFTAYALPPGAVCLYSENRKFFLHGELYYALATAIGQHGKARSEIIRQLSKRFPVDKIEEAIKRLLDRRHLVAQTPKAFDDAVGGFLASLGMPLEIAEQNFRNCPVQVESIDVKGTKELTAALSKLGVQIAKRAPKFTITLANDYLDRRLAELNQERMAGKMPWLLVQPSGPFPLVGPVFKPGESACWTCLFDRMIRNREIKGFLDRGPARAVAISPLVRESVGQTGIHFAAVEIAKAIASDFRTDLRDHIASFDLTGAAIAKHYVTRRPQCPTCGSKKLSNPRRSPALVEIAEGKKLVMTSGGYRTVTSRSTVSRFRKHVSPLTGVVSRLERIDLDLPMNTNYFAQHNFSAPAHSIDQLRSGLSGGSFGKGSTAEQGEASALMESIERYSGIFQGDEIRTTRRFADFAPGDALLPNDVQLFSETQFKNRFLQQPDDSHPIPEPFDPSTRTEWSPVSSLRDKRFKYLPTGLLYFFYGGFHTDSNGCAAGNTRDEAIVQGFLELVERDAYAIWWYNRVQRAKVDLEQFDDFYVRDLQTQFAEAGRKLWVLDITTDLGIPTYVAIMHWMQDGHENIEFGSGAHFDRRIALLRSLTELTQFMSVSMMGGASGEKPTLDGVTPLRLEDYPFLTPSDRPIVPPAPSLEPHDNTRDQVIACVEIAARAGYDFLVLDQTRPDVEVPVVRVLVPGLRHFYRRFAPGRLYDVPVKLGLLDRPRPESDLTSFLPHT is encoded by the coding sequence ATGACCGTCGATCGCAAGCCCCGCACCGCGCGGCAGATCCGCAAAGACATTCTGCGATTTGCACCGAACTTCACCGCCTATGCACTGCCTCCCGGTGCGGTTTGTCTCTATTCCGAGAACCGGAAATTTTTCCTGCACGGCGAACTCTACTACGCCCTCGCCACCGCGATCGGACAACACGGCAAGGCCCGGTCGGAGATCATTCGCCAGCTTTCGAAGCGCTTCCCGGTCGACAAGATCGAGGAAGCAATCAAGCGGCTGCTCGATCGCCGCCATCTCGTTGCGCAAACCCCGAAAGCGTTCGACGACGCCGTCGGCGGTTTCCTGGCAAGCCTCGGCATGCCTTTGGAGATCGCGGAACAAAACTTTCGCAATTGCCCCGTCCAGGTCGAGTCGATTGACGTCAAAGGCACCAAGGAGCTGACCGCGGCGCTGAGCAAGCTCGGCGTTCAAATCGCCAAGCGAGCGCCGAAGTTCACGATCACGCTGGCGAACGACTATCTCGACCGGCGACTTGCTGAACTGAACCAAGAACGTATGGCCGGCAAGATGCCGTGGTTGCTGGTACAGCCTTCCGGCCCGTTTCCGTTGGTCGGGCCCGTGTTCAAACCGGGCGAGAGCGCCTGCTGGACCTGCCTGTTCGATCGCATGATCCGCAACCGGGAGATCAAGGGATTTCTCGACCGGGGACCGGCGCGCGCGGTTGCTATATCGCCGCTCGTCAGAGAAAGCGTCGGCCAGACTGGAATCCATTTTGCGGCCGTCGAGATCGCTAAGGCAATTGCCTCTGATTTTCGCACCGATTTGCGCGATCACATCGCAAGCTTCGACCTGACCGGTGCCGCGATTGCCAAGCACTACGTGACGCGACGTCCGCAATGTCCGACCTGCGGCAGCAAGAAGCTGAGCAACCCGCGCCGGTCTCCAGCCCTCGTCGAGATCGCCGAGGGCAAGAAGCTCGTCATGACCAGCGGTGGATATCGCACCGTGACGTCGCGGTCGACGGTATCGCGCTTTCGCAAGCATGTGAGCCCACTGACAGGCGTGGTGAGCAGGCTCGAACGGATCGACCTCGACCTGCCGATGAACACCAACTACTTCGCCCAGCATAATTTCTCCGCGCCGGCCCACAGCATCGACCAGCTCAGGTCCGGATTGAGCGGCGGCAGCTTTGGCAAGGGCTCGACCGCCGAACAGGGCGAAGCCAGCGCGCTGATGGAATCGATCGAACGCTATTCGGGCATTTTCCAGGGCGATGAGATCAGGACCACGCGTCGATTTGCCGATTTCGCGCCTGGCGACGCGCTTCTTCCCAACGATGTCCAGCTCTTCAGCGAAACACAGTTCAAGAACAGATTTCTCCAGCAACCGGACGATTCCCATCCGATTCCCGAGCCGTTTGATCCCTCGACGAGGACCGAGTGGTCGCCGGTCTCATCGCTGCGCGACAAACGCTTCAAATATCTGCCGACGGGCCTCCTGTACTTTTTTTATGGCGGCTTTCATACGGATTCCAACGGCTGCGCGGCAGGCAACACCCGCGACGAAGCGATTGTCCAGGGCTTCCTCGAACTGGTCGAGCGCGATGCCTACGCGATCTGGTGGTACAACCGGGTGCAGCGCGCCAAGGTCGATCTCGAGCAGTTCGACGATTTCTATGTCCGGGATCTCCAAACTCAATTTGCGGAAGCCGGTCGCAAGCTGTGGGTGCTCGATATCACCACCGACCTCGGCATTCCCACTTACGTGGCGATCATGCACTGGATGCAGGATGGACACGAGAATATCGAGTTCGGCTCCGGCGCGCATTTCGACCGCCGGATAGCCCTGCTGCGCTCCCTCACCGAGCTAACCCAATTCATGTCCGTTAGCATGATGGGCGGTGCGAGCGGCGAGAAGCCTACTCTCGACGGTGTCACCCCGCTGCGTCTGGAAGACTACCCGTTCCTGACACCGAGTGATCGTCCGATCGTCCCCCCGGCGCCGAGCCTCGAGCCTCACGACAATACGCGAGACCAGGTCATTGCCTGCGTCGAGATCGCGGCCCGCGCGGGCTACGATTTCCTCGTCCTCGACCAGACACGTCCCGACGTCGAGGTTCCGGTCGTCAGAGTGCTCGTTCCCGGCTTGCGTCATTTTTATCGCCGCTTCGCGCCGGGCCGCCTTTACGATGTGCCGGTAAAGCTCGGATTGTTGGACCGGCCGCGACCGGAAAGCGATTTGACTTCATTCCTTCCACACACCTGA
- a CDS encoding SagB/ThcOx family dehydrogenase: protein MQPDGNIAASLGDYSVNLGQFSEAALDRARHLDTGLPLASFAGKGIVAREIDALVHRLARQGLLEYRLSSPRDERELVVIEPQVPDYWPRRAKLGSRDTVVLSRFAYLRRRGNEMVLESPRAGALFRIGDPAIAATLAALSQPQKIGKLDPKALSFNLLLLELLVESQILLKLDAKGGDGLRVNEGDGNLVLWDFHDLVFHTRSTEGRQANPVGAAFAYASVVPPSPAVRPPWPGSKIDLRQFSSEPDSLFPKLLRERHSTRDFDDQRPVTLGELAQFLDTTARVVSEWKSEPYFEGGPEVTYSTRPYPSAGSAYELELYLAVSNCEGLARGLYHYDAGGHTLVAISASAQQLQALSVAAQFAMDAPGQPQILITIAARFGRVSWKYSSIAYALILKDVGSLIQTFYLAATDMGLGGCAIGTTDIDLFAKMTELELHIEGPVGQFALGRGKKPEIPG from the coding sequence ATGCAGCCGGACGGCAACATCGCCGCCTCTCTGGGCGACTATTCCGTCAACCTCGGACAATTCAGCGAGGCCGCGCTGGACCGCGCGCGACATCTGGACACCGGTCTTCCGCTCGCTTCGTTTGCAGGCAAGGGCATCGTCGCCAGGGAAATCGACGCCCTGGTGCATCGTCTGGCTCGGCAGGGGCTTCTGGAATACCGCCTCTCCTCCCCGCGTGACGAGCGGGAGCTCGTGGTCATCGAGCCCCAAGTCCCCGACTACTGGCCGCGACGCGCGAAGCTGGGTAGCCGTGATACCGTTGTGTTGTCGCGCTTTGCCTATCTGCGCCGGCGCGGCAATGAGATGGTGCTGGAATCGCCTCGCGCCGGAGCGCTGTTCCGGATTGGCGATCCCGCCATCGCCGCCACCCTTGCTGCGCTGTCGCAGCCTCAGAAGATCGGCAAGCTCGATCCGAAGGCACTCTCCTTCAACCTCCTTCTGCTCGAACTTTTGGTGGAAAGCCAGATTCTGCTCAAGCTCGATGCGAAAGGTGGCGACGGCTTGCGCGTGAATGAAGGCGACGGCAATCTCGTTCTCTGGGATTTCCATGATCTGGTATTTCACACCCGGAGCACGGAGGGCCGGCAAGCCAATCCGGTCGGCGCCGCTTTCGCCTATGCGAGCGTCGTTCCGCCGTCGCCCGCGGTGCGGCCACCCTGGCCCGGCAGCAAGATCGACCTGCGTCAATTCTCCTCGGAGCCGGACTCTCTCTTCCCGAAGCTGTTGCGCGAACGCCATTCAACACGGGATTTCGACGATCAGCGTCCGGTCACGCTCGGCGAACTCGCGCAGTTTCTCGACACCACCGCGCGCGTTGTGTCCGAATGGAAGAGCGAACCGTATTTTGAGGGCGGTCCCGAGGTCACCTACAGCACGAGACCTTATCCGTCGGCTGGCAGCGCCTACGAGCTGGAATTGTACCTGGCGGTCTCGAATTGCGAAGGGCTCGCGCGCGGGCTCTACCACTACGACGCAGGGGGGCACACGCTCGTAGCGATCAGCGCCTCCGCCCAACAACTCCAGGCGCTCTCGGTGGCTGCCCAGTTCGCGATGGATGCTCCCGGTCAGCCGCAAATCCTGATCACGATCGCGGCGCGCTTTGGGCGGGTCTCCTGGAAATACAGCTCAATCGCATATGCGTTGATCCTGAAGGATGTCGGCAGCCTGATTCAGACGTTTTATCTGGCAGCGACCGACATGGGCCTTGGTGGCTGCGCCATCGGGACCACCGACATCGATCTGTTCGCAAAAATGACGGAACTGGAACTGCATATAGAGGGCCCGGTCGGTCAATTCGCGCTCGGACGCGGCAAGAAGCCGGAGATCCCAGGCTAG
- a CDS encoding ABC transporter permease, which translates to MTDATLKDGAVRRRVSLPAIPVSVVLAITWIVAMLVVAAFAEKIAPYGFTQLDLRNRLAAPGNAAHWLGTDELGRDVLSRLLVSIRISLLIAFGATAISAIVGTTLGFLAAHFRGAVEQLVLMLTDFQASMPFLIMALAVLAFFGNSLPLLIGLMGLFGWERYARIARGLAISANAQGYAAAVRQLGATPSRIYLRHILPNIASTLIVSTTLVFPEVILMESGLSFLGLGVQPPMTSLGNMVGYGREYLTRAPWIMLAPATTIVVTTLAVSVIGDWLRDRLDPTLQ; encoded by the coding sequence ATGACCGACGCGACGCTGAAAGACGGCGCCGTCCGCAGGCGCGTCAGTCTGCCGGCGATCCCGGTCTCGGTCGTGCTGGCGATCACCTGGATCGTCGCGATGCTGGTGGTCGCCGCCTTCGCCGAGAAGATCGCGCCTTACGGTTTCACCCAGCTCGATCTGCGCAACCGGCTGGCCGCGCCCGGCAATGCCGCGCACTGGCTCGGCACCGACGAACTCGGCCGCGACGTGCTGTCGCGCCTTCTGGTCTCGATCCGCATCTCGCTGCTGATCGCGTTCGGCGCCACCGCAATCTCGGCCATCGTCGGCACCACGCTCGGCTTCCTCGCCGCGCATTTCCGCGGGGCGGTCGAGCAGCTCGTGTTGATGCTGACCGATTTCCAGGCCAGCATGCCCTTCCTGATCATGGCGCTGGCTGTGCTCGCCTTCTTCGGCAATTCGCTGCCGCTGCTGATCGGCCTGATGGGCCTGTTCGGCTGGGAGCGCTATGCCCGCATCGCGCGCGGCCTTGCGATCTCGGCCAACGCGCAAGGCTATGCCGCCGCCGTCCGCCAGTTGGGTGCAACGCCGTCGCGGATCTACCTCCGGCACATCCTGCCCAACATCGCCTCGACCCTGATCGTCTCGACCACGCTGGTGTTCCCGGAGGTGATCCTGATGGAATCCGGCCTGTCCTTCCTTGGCCTCGGCGTGCAACCGCCGATGACCAGCCTCGGCAACATGGTCGGCTACGGCCGGGAATATTTGACCCGGGCGCCCTGGATCATGCTCGCGCCCGCCACCACCATCGTGGTCACCACGCTGGCCGTCTCCGTGATCGGCGATTGGCTGCGCGACCGGCTCGATCCGACCCTGCAATAG
- a CDS encoding ABC transporter permease, translating into MGRYFAIRIGRAALTIVLVVTFAFIVLRLSGDPALMILGPEAPPEVLAAFRKAWGLDDPIWAQYFDYFGAIAKGELGRSMRDGRPAIELVLERIPATLALTLPAFFFKVALGIPAGVYAALHRGSGIDRAVMMTAVAGFTVPSFVLALLLVLVFAVQLGWLPSGGQDSWRHAILPIATLSLGGAAVLARFTRSAMLEVLGQPYIRTASAKGVPWRKVVTSHALPNAAIPTVTILGFMVGTLIAGAVVVESVFAWPGVGRLLVVAVANRDLAVVQCILLLVAMTMVTSNLIVDFLYGFLDPRLRAKGAHA; encoded by the coding sequence ATGGGACGCTATTTCGCCATTCGGATCGGACGCGCGGCGCTCACGATCGTGCTCGTCGTGACCTTCGCCTTCATCGTGCTGCGGCTCTCGGGCGATCCCGCGCTGATGATCCTGGGACCGGAGGCGCCGCCGGAGGTGCTCGCGGCATTCCGCAAGGCGTGGGGCCTCGATGATCCGATCTGGGCTCAATATTTCGACTATTTCGGCGCCATCGCCAAAGGAGAGCTCGGCCGCTCCATGCGCGACGGCCGGCCCGCGATCGAGCTGGTGCTCGAGCGCATTCCCGCGACATTGGCGCTGACCTTGCCGGCCTTCTTCTTCAAGGTGGCGCTCGGGATTCCCGCCGGTGTCTACGCCGCGCTGCATCGGGGCTCGGGAATCGACCGCGCTGTGATGATGACCGCGGTCGCCGGCTTCACCGTGCCGAGCTTCGTGCTCGCGCTCCTGCTGGTCCTCGTCTTCGCCGTGCAACTCGGCTGGCTTCCCTCGGGCGGGCAGGACAGCTGGCGCCACGCCATCCTTCCCATTGCGACGCTGAGCCTCGGCGGCGCGGCAGTGCTGGCGCGCTTCACCCGCAGCGCGATGCTGGAGGTGCTGGGCCAGCCCTATATCCGCACTGCCTCGGCCAAGGGCGTGCCCTGGCGCAAGGTGGTGACGTCGCATGCGCTGCCGAATGCGGCGATCCCGACCGTGACCATCCTCGGCTTCATGGTGGGGACGCTGATCGCCGGCGCTGTGGTGGTCGAGAGCGTGTTTGCCTGGCCGGGAGTAGGGCGTCTGCTCGTCGTCGCCGTCGCCAACCGCGATCTCGCCGTCGTGCAATGCATCCTGCTGCTGGTCGCGATGACCATGGTGACGTCCAATTTGATCGTCGACTTCCTCTACGGCTTCCTCGATCCGCGGCTGCGCGCCAAAGGAGCGCACGCATGA
- a CDS encoding ABC transporter ATP-binding protein, with product MSVPLVEVSAISRSYAMRSGMFGRATAVHAVDGVSLTIARGETLGLVGESGSGKSTTGRIVLGLEPPDNGEVRFDGKPMASPGTSAWRAQRARMQMIFQDPLGALDRRLPVAAQIREPLDIHGLGTPAEREDRVRELLRAVELTPAHGARYPGALSGGQRQRIVLARALATKPDFLVCDEPVSALDVSIQAQVVNLLCDLQAQLSLTLLFISHDLRVVRQISTIVAVMYLGRIVEIGSADDLFARPEHPYTQALVSASPAPGRRSAGRIVLAGDPPNPAARPQGCAFHPRCPRAVARCKSEVPALAAVGGNRQVACHLVTGAETRDAA from the coding sequence ATGAGCGTGCCGCTCGTCGAGGTGTCCGCGATCTCGCGCAGCTATGCAATGCGCTCCGGAATGTTCGGCCGCGCGACGGCCGTTCACGCCGTCGACGGCGTGTCGCTGACGATTGCCAGGGGCGAGACGCTCGGCCTCGTCGGCGAGTCCGGCTCGGGTAAATCCACGACAGGCCGCATCGTGCTGGGCCTCGAGCCGCCCGACAACGGCGAGGTGAGGTTCGACGGCAAGCCGATGGCGTCACCCGGAACGTCCGCCTGGCGTGCACAGCGCGCGCGCATGCAGATGATCTTCCAGGATCCGCTGGGCGCGCTGGATCGGCGGCTGCCGGTCGCCGCCCAGATCCGCGAGCCCCTGGACATTCACGGCCTCGGCACGCCCGCCGAGCGCGAGGACCGCGTCCGCGAACTGCTGCGCGCCGTCGAGCTGACGCCGGCGCATGGTGCGCGCTATCCGGGCGCGCTCTCCGGCGGGCAGCGCCAGCGTATCGTGCTGGCGCGGGCGCTTGCCACGAAACCCGATTTCCTGGTCTGCGACGAGCCGGTCAGTGCGCTCGACGTCTCGATCCAGGCGCAGGTCGTGAACCTGCTGTGCGATCTTCAGGCGCAGCTGTCGCTGACGCTGCTGTTCATCAGCCACGATCTGCGCGTTGTCAGGCAGATCAGCACGATCGTCGCCGTGATGTATCTCGGCCGCATCGTCGAGATCGGCAGCGCTGACGATCTGTTCGCGCGGCCCGAGCATCCCTACACCCAGGCGTTGGTCTCGGCCTCGCCGGCACCGGGCCGCCGCAGCGCCGGCCGGATCGTGCTGGCGGGCGATCCACCGAACCCGGCTGCGCGCCCGCAAGGCTGCGCCTTCCACCCGCGCTGCCCGCGCGCCGTCGCACGCTGCAAGAGCGAGGTGCCGGCGCTCGCGGCCGTCGGCGGCAACCGGCAGGTCGCCTGCCATCTCGTCACTGGCGCCGAGACGCGGGATGCGGCCTGA
- a CDS encoding ABC transporter ATP-binding protein, whose protein sequence is MPTLVSIRNLRVVFNGVPVLRGVDVSLHKGEALGLVGESGSGKSVTWLAALGLLPRHAQVTGSVLLDGREILGAPAAELDQVRGGRVAMIFQDPASALNPVLTIRRQLCEALALHRDLSGEAVKAEARRLLDLVGIPDAARRLSAYPHEFSGGQVQRIMIAMALAGNPDLLVADEPTTALDATIQAQILELLSTVRREMHMAMVLISHDLGVVAENCDRVAVMYAGRIVEEAPSNQLFADPVHPYAQGLIGALPPLDGPRRRLTAIPGTVPDPAHMPAGCAFAPRCTLAAEPCGLAAPSLVPIANDRNVACIRAEASRRALLGIAAE, encoded by the coding sequence ATGCCGACGCTGGTCAGCATCCGAAACTTGCGCGTCGTCTTCAACGGCGTGCCGGTCCTGCGCGGCGTCGACGTCAGCTTGCACAAGGGCGAGGCCCTTGGCCTCGTCGGCGAGTCCGGCTCCGGCAAGTCGGTGACGTGGCTTGCCGCCCTCGGTCTCCTGCCGCGCCACGCGCAGGTCACGGGCTCCGTGCTGCTCGACGGCCGTGAGATCCTTGGCGCGCCTGCCGCCGAGCTAGATCAAGTGCGGGGCGGGCGCGTCGCCATGATTTTCCAGGATCCCGCGAGTGCGCTCAATCCGGTGCTGACCATCCGCAGGCAGCTTTGCGAGGCGCTGGCGCTGCACCGCGACCTCTCCGGCGAAGCGGTGAAGGCGGAAGCGCGGCGGCTGCTCGATCTCGTCGGCATTCCCGACGCGGCGCGTCGGCTGTCCGCCTATCCGCACGAATTCTCCGGCGGCCAGGTCCAGCGCATCATGATCGCGATGGCGCTCGCCGGAAATCCCGACCTGCTGGTCGCGGACGAGCCGACCACCGCGCTCGATGCCACCATCCAGGCGCAGATCCTGGAGCTGCTCTCCACGGTCCGGCGCGAGATGCACATGGCGATGGTCCTCATCAGCCACGATCTCGGCGTCGTCGCTGAGAACTGCGACCGCGTCGCGGTGATGTACGCCGGCCGCATCGTCGAGGAGGCGCCCAGCAACCAGCTCTTCGCCGATCCCGTCCACCCCTATGCGCAAGGCTTGATCGGCGCGCTGCCGCCGCTCGATGGACCTCGTCGGCGTCTGACGGCCATTCCCGGCACCGTGCCCGACCCGGCGCACATGCCGGCTGGTTGCGCCTTCGCGCCGCGCTGCACGCTGGCGGCCGAGCCGTGCGGCCTTGCCGCGCCGAGCCTGGTGCCGATCGCAAATGACCGCAATGTCGCCTGCATCCGCGCCGAGGCCTCGCGCCGCGCGCTGCTCGGGATCGCCGCCGAATGA